One stretch of Akkermansia sp. RCC_12PD DNA includes these proteins:
- a CDS encoding PD-(D/E)XK nuclease family protein, whose amino-acid sequence MHRFFLSWDKPACRAVAERLLAVEMDFYKHAVLVPTRESGRQLREFLTASCPGKAVFPPRVLPADQFIQPEEEENEATRLEELAAWMQSLGDAPHRLYPRLFPKRMPDDFSSLLDMAAALQALSHSMLNQGVTCGQAADACAGMDERWPDLSRLFSRCGEHLDGWQLRNRTESFLQAAAPSRLAATLLETGGQIIVACVPDIPRPLKHALRHAEEQGIPVQIWVHAPEEERDAFDDWGCPRPEIWAERAIPVREEQIRVTPGPGSLAVETCRIIAQTAESGKTDLALGVCDPDMNVALDARLRSYGWGLYNPEGRPFAGTGIMDLLRHLLLAMEENGKARPVFNLMRSSLLCTSLGIRDQQYCCASLDRVRQKYLPETEEYLVKRLRTDYPGAIPSVCKILEWRDCMKEPGRLGERLLAWHPALADAYGADTEAAEVFHSCISGLARLQKKSGLFSAPATALQLLMRCLHAARVKNGRKEHAVLDALGWMELHFRPEKNLIVTGLNEGIVPEGGMADQFMPEPLRESLGMDSFSRKKARDSFLLTALIHSREREGSLFFILSRTSSRNDPLTPSSLLMRCADEELPRRVELLFRECSAPEPPLPYRRGGWHIQPAEGWKTATDITSMAPGYRNPWKEREKPFSPTTLKNFLACPMRFWVREALHLNADEFQPDKEDMAANELGTMLHDVLEQFCRLHPSLEDGMTTAALQREIGEILDETFTRQYGSRPLMPLLLQKRSMEQRLNVYAEQHLEDLRNGWTCIAFEQSVENWRLEDFSMRFRIDRIDRHADGSLRVIDYKTGKTDSCEKKHLGSMKRPDALPLLSPALHPYTRRQKNGKAVHFRWKDLQLPLYVLWAMEEYRGRPSAAYYALPANPLHIGISAWDTLHDPQPGCDMCALESARSWILELMRLIREGRGLITAEELGWDTPSYDVFKDLVSSSHETLQDLLGLNITPHLPF is encoded by the coding sequence ATGCACCGCTTTTTTCTATCCTGGGACAAACCAGCCTGCCGCGCCGTGGCGGAACGCCTGCTTGCCGTGGAAATGGACTTCTACAAGCACGCGGTACTGGTTCCCACCCGTGAATCTGGCAGGCAGCTCAGGGAATTCCTGACGGCCTCCTGCCCCGGGAAAGCCGTGTTCCCTCCGCGCGTGCTTCCGGCGGACCAATTCATCCAGCCGGAAGAGGAGGAAAACGAAGCCACCCGCCTGGAGGAACTGGCGGCCTGGATGCAATCCCTTGGAGACGCCCCCCACCGGCTCTATCCGCGCCTGTTCCCCAAGCGCATGCCGGATGACTTCTCCAGCCTTCTGGACATGGCGGCGGCCCTCCAAGCCCTCAGCCATTCCATGCTGAACCAGGGCGTCACCTGCGGGCAGGCCGCGGACGCCTGCGCCGGCATGGACGAACGCTGGCCGGACCTGTCCCGCCTCTTTTCCCGGTGCGGCGAACATCTGGACGGATGGCAGCTCCGGAACCGGACGGAATCCTTTCTTCAGGCAGCCGCCCCTTCCCGCCTGGCGGCCACCCTGCTGGAAACGGGCGGTCAAATCATCGTCGCCTGCGTGCCGGACATCCCCCGGCCGCTGAAACACGCCCTCCGCCATGCGGAAGAACAGGGCATTCCCGTGCAAATATGGGTTCACGCTCCGGAAGAGGAACGGGACGCCTTTGACGATTGGGGCTGCCCCAGACCGGAAATCTGGGCTGAACGCGCCATCCCCGTCCGCGAGGAACAAATCCGCGTAACGCCCGGCCCCGGCAGCCTGGCCGTGGAAACGTGCCGCATCATCGCGCAAACGGCGGAATCCGGAAAAACGGACCTCGCCCTGGGCGTATGCGACCCGGACATGAACGTAGCTCTGGATGCACGGCTCAGATCATACGGCTGGGGCTTGTACAACCCGGAAGGCAGGCCCTTTGCCGGAACAGGCATCATGGACCTGCTGCGCCACCTCCTGCTGGCCATGGAGGAAAACGGAAAAGCGCGGCCCGTGTTCAACCTCATGCGCTCTTCCCTGCTCTGCACCTCTCTGGGCATTCGGGACCAGCAATACTGCTGCGCCTCCCTGGACAGGGTGCGACAAAAATACCTGCCAGAAACGGAGGAATACCTGGTCAAGCGCCTCCGTACCGACTATCCGGGCGCCATCCCGTCCGTGTGCAAAATTCTGGAATGGAGGGACTGCATGAAAGAGCCGGGACGGCTGGGAGAACGCCTGCTCGCGTGGCATCCGGCGCTGGCGGACGCCTATGGGGCGGATACGGAAGCGGCGGAAGTCTTCCATTCCTGCATCTCCGGCCTGGCCCGCCTCCAGAAAAAAAGCGGCCTCTTTTCCGCTCCGGCCACGGCCCTTCAATTGCTGATGCGGTGTCTCCACGCCGCCCGCGTCAAGAACGGCAGAAAGGAACACGCGGTGCTGGATGCGCTAGGGTGGATGGAACTCCATTTCCGCCCGGAAAAAAACCTCATCGTGACCGGACTGAATGAGGGCATTGTCCCGGAAGGAGGCATGGCGGACCAATTCATGCCGGAACCGCTCCGGGAATCCCTGGGCATGGACTCCTTTTCCCGGAAAAAGGCGCGGGACAGCTTCCTGCTCACGGCCCTGATCCACTCCCGGGAACGGGAAGGAAGCCTCTTCTTCATCCTGTCCCGGACGAGCAGCAGGAACGATCCCCTGACGCCTTCCTCCCTGCTGATGCGCTGTGCTGATGAAGAGCTGCCGCGCCGCGTGGAACTGCTCTTCCGTGAATGCTCCGCGCCGGAACCGCCGCTGCCCTACCGCCGCGGAGGCTGGCACATCCAGCCGGCGGAAGGCTGGAAAACGGCCACGGACATCACCTCCATGGCTCCCGGGTACCGGAACCCGTGGAAAGAACGGGAAAAACCCTTTTCCCCCACCACGCTGAAAAACTTCCTGGCCTGCCCCATGCGCTTCTGGGTGAGGGAGGCCCTGCACCTGAATGCGGACGAATTCCAGCCGGACAAGGAAGACATGGCCGCCAATGAACTGGGAACCATGCTTCACGACGTGCTGGAACAATTCTGCCGGCTTCACCCCTCCCTGGAAGACGGAATGACCACGGCCGCCCTGCAAAGGGAAATCGGGGAAATACTGGATGAAACATTCACGCGCCAGTATGGCAGCCGCCCTCTCATGCCCCTGCTCCTGCAGAAGCGCTCCATGGAACAGCGGCTGAATGTGTACGCGGAACAGCATTTGGAGGACCTCCGGAACGGATGGACATGCATCGCCTTTGAACAATCGGTGGAAAACTGGCGGCTGGAGGACTTCAGCATGAGGTTCCGCATTGACCGCATTGACCGCCACGCGGACGGCTCCCTGCGGGTCATTGACTACAAGACCGGCAAGACGGACTCCTGTGAAAAAAAGCACCTGGGGTCCATGAAGCGCCCGGATGCCCTGCCGCTGCTCTCCCCGGCCCTGCACCCTTACACCAGACGGCAGAAAAACGGAAAGGCGGTCCACTTCCGCTGGAAGGACCTGCAACTGCCCCTCTATGTCCTCTGGGCCATGGAAGAATACCGCGGCCGTCCTTCCGCCGCTTATTACGCACTTCCCGCCAATCCACTGCACATCGGCATCTCCGCATGGGACACGCTGCATGATCCCCAGCCTGGATGCGACATGTGCGCCCTGGAAAGCGCACGCTCCTGGATTCTGGAACTCATGCGCCTCATCCGCGAAGGGCGCGGCCTCATCACGGCGGAAGAACTGGGCTGGGATACCCCTTCCTATGACGTCTTCAAGGACCTTGTCTCCTCCAGCCATGAAACCCTTCAGGATCTGCTGGGACTGAACATCACGCCCCACCTGCCGTTCTGA
- a CDS encoding UvrD-helicase domain-containing protein: MSALTNILISASAGTGKTYQLSLRFLALLALNRGSHPERLIAVTFTRKAAGEFKDRILTDLAAGATDSAGAARLRDRLWTVIKGTPEEPGLWPQAAEAWKKEHLCQERFRHMLRLLVQQLSRLNLCTIDSLFAQIAATSTFELGVSGFSMIDTTAEKLARREALLTLYRECSLNPEQEQSFEDAFLSGADSDAEAADAEDSMTRRLNTYHELFLDEPDAGKWGNPATLGFTPEELLPPVPLERFNAALHALMDRARDMPAPEGRNGAKNKEMFLRFLNGFSTYVKLGRLKFHDTEKKLTMEEAREKFRDFWSPPLDELIQSWLRMETLQALHRTRSTHGLMRIFEDKYSALVRNKGRFLFHDVTRMLGNGAVTPELKRDLQYRMYCRYDHWMLDEFQDTSQSQWRVIKPFLDDLTDTREEQEGSIFVVGDLKQSVYQWRGGDPELFRSVAGQLHLEERGMATSYRSVQPVLDMVNDICDYARTAADCGQAALEQWGDYPSHVCAAALASRTGCARIWQTPRTEETSANDLVCQALADILEQANALRRGLDVTVLVSTRNQALIVREWLTSHGWPAEVCDDVPVGQDSPLGKTLLSFFRWLLSPGDAFISGLLSHSPLHPLINPERRPGMDWNEWHMVLEREGYAAVMTELEKRMALAGVELTDFHRDRLSVWMNEAEQVDEHGASLDEWIRHMEDLTRREDPSGGIVRIMTIHKSKGLGFDMVILPQIGKDAPFADSRHLTHFVKRDGNGLVEGIVMAPSKQVYTAVPQFHALYESWKATQQFDGFCKLYVALTRARRACHIILPGRESKGELKTESMWKIIRYAALAVSCGTEDTLPESGAECLYSRGEPEWYAELPETDIRTGLENVPEWPVHKPLLRQRVSPSGLAMENDFFRSMQNAALRESAAFGSTVHAVFERITRWNQEDRPHWALHPATEAERTVAACLNVPAIRELFMPAETAIVMKEQRIEAIDGNIWISGVIDRLVIDGDSACIVDFKTDHADTAEQLRERHGVQLQAYARIVSKITGIPTSHIRRVIVSTHLKTVISA, encoded by the coding sequence ATGTCCGCCCTGACCAACATCCTCATTTCCGCCTCGGCCGGCACGGGAAAAACCTACCAGCTCTCCCTGCGCTTCCTGGCCCTGCTGGCGCTGAACCGCGGCAGCCATCCGGAGCGGCTCATCGCCGTTACCTTCACCCGGAAAGCCGCCGGAGAATTCAAGGACCGCATTCTAACGGACCTGGCGGCCGGAGCCACGGACTCCGCAGGAGCCGCCCGCCTCAGGGACCGCCTCTGGACCGTCATCAAGGGCACTCCGGAAGAACCGGGGCTCTGGCCGCAGGCCGCGGAGGCCTGGAAGAAGGAACACCTTTGCCAGGAACGTTTCCGGCACATGCTCCGGCTGCTCGTCCAGCAGCTCTCCCGCCTCAACCTCTGCACCATTGACAGCCTGTTCGCTCAGATTGCCGCGACCAGCACCTTTGAACTGGGAGTCAGCGGATTCAGCATGATAGACACCACTGCGGAAAAACTTGCCCGCCGGGAAGCCCTGCTCACCCTGTACCGGGAATGTTCCCTGAACCCGGAACAGGAGCAAAGCTTTGAAGACGCCTTCCTTTCCGGAGCGGACTCCGACGCTGAAGCCGCGGACGCGGAAGACTCCATGACCCGCAGGCTCAACACCTACCATGAACTCTTCCTGGATGAGCCGGACGCCGGAAAATGGGGTAATCCCGCCACACTGGGCTTCACGCCGGAAGAACTTCTCCCTCCCGTTCCGCTGGAACGGTTCAACGCCGCGCTGCACGCCCTGATGGACCGGGCGCGGGACATGCCTGCGCCGGAAGGCAGGAACGGGGCAAAAAACAAGGAAATGTTCCTGCGCTTTCTGAACGGATTCTCGACATACGTCAAGCTGGGACGGTTGAAATTCCACGATACGGAAAAAAAACTCACCATGGAAGAGGCGCGGGAGAAATTCCGGGACTTCTGGTCTCCTCCCCTGGATGAACTTATTCAAAGCTGGCTGCGGATGGAAACTCTTCAGGCGCTGCACCGTACCCGCTCCACGCACGGCCTGATGCGCATCTTTGAGGACAAATACTCCGCCCTGGTCCGGAACAAGGGCAGATTCCTGTTCCACGACGTCACGCGCATGCTGGGGAACGGAGCCGTCACTCCGGAACTGAAAAGAGACCTCCAGTACCGCATGTACTGCCGCTACGACCACTGGATGCTGGACGAATTCCAGGACACCTCCCAGTCCCAGTGGCGCGTGATCAAGCCGTTCCTGGACGACCTGACAGACACCCGGGAGGAGCAGGAAGGCAGCATCTTCGTGGTGGGGGACCTCAAGCAAAGCGTGTACCAATGGCGGGGGGGGGACCCGGAACTTTTCCGCTCCGTCGCCGGGCAGCTCCATCTGGAGGAGCGCGGCATGGCCACCTCCTACCGCTCCGTGCAGCCCGTGCTGGACATGGTCAACGACATCTGCGACTACGCCCGGACGGCAGCGGACTGCGGACAGGCGGCGCTGGAACAGTGGGGGGACTACCCGTCCCACGTCTGCGCAGCCGCCCTGGCCTCCCGTACGGGATGCGCCCGTATCTGGCAGACACCCAGGACGGAGGAAACTTCCGCCAATGACCTGGTGTGCCAGGCCCTGGCCGATATTCTGGAACAGGCAAACGCCCTGCGGCGCGGCCTGGACGTCACCGTTCTGGTCAGCACGAGAAACCAGGCCCTGATCGTCCGGGAATGGCTGACTTCCCACGGCTGGCCGGCGGAAGTGTGCGACGACGTGCCCGTGGGCCAGGACTCCCCACTGGGAAAAACCCTGCTGTCCTTCTTCCGGTGGCTTCTTTCTCCGGGGGACGCCTTTATCTCCGGGCTGCTTTCCCACTCCCCCCTCCATCCCCTCATCAATCCGGAGCGCAGGCCGGGCATGGACTGGAACGAATGGCATATGGTGCTGGAGCGCGAGGGATACGCCGCCGTCATGACGGAACTGGAAAAAAGAATGGCCCTGGCAGGGGTGGAACTGACGGACTTCCACCGGGACCGCCTCTCCGTCTGGATGAACGAGGCGGAACAGGTGGACGAACACGGCGCATCCCTGGACGAATGGATACGCCATATGGAAGACCTGACGCGCCGGGAGGATCCCTCCGGAGGAATCGTCCGCATCATGACCATCCATAAATCCAAGGGGCTCGGATTCGACATGGTCATCCTGCCCCAGATAGGCAAGGACGCCCCCTTTGCGGACAGCCGCCACTTGACCCACTTTGTGAAAAGGGACGGAAACGGCCTCGTTGAGGGTATCGTCATGGCCCCCTCCAAGCAGGTATACACCGCCGTCCCACAATTTCACGCCCTGTACGAATCATGGAAGGCGACACAGCAATTCGACGGATTCTGCAAACTCTACGTAGCGCTCACCCGCGCCAGGCGCGCCTGCCATATCATCCTGCCCGGCCGGGAAAGCAAGGGAGAACTCAAAACTGAATCCATGTGGAAAATCATCCGGTACGCCGCTCTGGCCGTTTCATGCGGTACGGAAGACACGCTGCCGGAATCGGGGGCGGAATGCCTCTACTCGCGGGGGGAACCGGAATGGTATGCGGAACTTCCCGAAACGGACATCCGGACCGGACTGGAAAACGTTCCCGAATGGCCCGTTCACAAGCCGCTTCTCAGGCAGCGCGTGTCCCCTTCCGGCCTGGCCATGGAAAACGACTTTTTCCGGAGCATGCAGAATGCCGCTCTGCGGGAATCGGCCGCATTCGGGTCGACCGTCCATGCCGTCTTTGAACGGATTACCCGTTGGAATCAGGAAGACAGGCCACACTGGGCCCTTCACCCCGCCACGGAGGCGGAACGCACCGTGGCGGCATGCTTGAATGTACCCGCCATCAGGGAACTCTTCATGCCGGCGGAAACGGCTATTGTCATGAAGGAGCAGCGCATTGAAGCCATTGACGGGAATATCTGGATTTCCGGCGTTATTGACAGGCTGGTCATTGACGGCGATTCCGCCTGCATCGTGGACTTCAAGACGGACCATGCGGACACGGCGGAACAGCTCCGGGAACGCCACGGGGTTCAGCTACAAGCCTACGCCCGCATCGTTTCCAAAATAACCGGCATCCCCACCAGCCACATCAGGCGTGTGATTGTTTCAACGCACTTGAAAACAGTTATTTCGGCATAG
- a CDS encoding DUF6056 family protein — MKGSFAVRVLFRCVVLAFLVYAMLLTWWTPFTGDSFMHSVFGAQHRLSFWPVLERCWWSYMNWNPRLGEFLAIFTATAGKWLFCLVNPFVVLSLALMMFYLARGRRVRPGDWRDVLLFTVGGLLLLTSSSRPGITMFWLSGGTNYAWAAAVWLGFLCLYRGLWAGSSRIQDRPFSWFWIGAAGFAAGMTNENQVPASLGMLFLFWLHARWKGRSLPRWFFAGWAAHAIGGACLLLAPGNTARLHSETAGGAAVLQSWGERFGSIPELLNAFYEFMRLPKVLLAVAALALALLAWRQGRRVWSGTAGRRVSASLLFILVAHAMAVSFFVRVVPAWHAMFSATVLMMTGVLGLYGVWMDRAPRPWVPACILAAAGGLALWVCAGYLDAFPRIHRQCEERKALIRHELAEGKRSIVVPPYEPVPLAPYVSVMWRMCSADPDEFINSSVARYLGIESIRVDICGDREPSSRCCFESSGEQD; from the coding sequence ATGAAGGGTTCCTTTGCTGTGCGTGTCCTGTTCCGGTGCGTGGTGCTGGCGTTCCTGGTTTATGCCATGCTTCTGACCTGGTGGACTCCGTTTACCGGGGACAGTTTCATGCATTCCGTCTTTGGGGCGCAGCACCGCCTTTCCTTCTGGCCGGTGCTGGAACGCTGCTGGTGGTCCTACATGAACTGGAATCCCAGGCTGGGGGAGTTTTTGGCTATTTTTACCGCGACGGCCGGGAAGTGGCTGTTTTGCCTGGTTAATCCATTTGTGGTTCTCTCCCTGGCGCTGATGATGTTTTATTTGGCGCGGGGGAGGCGGGTACGTCCTGGGGACTGGCGGGACGTGCTGCTGTTTACTGTGGGGGGGCTGCTGCTTCTGACTTCTTCTTCCAGGCCGGGCATCACGATGTTCTGGCTGTCCGGAGGGACGAATTACGCGTGGGCGGCCGCCGTATGGTTGGGATTTCTGTGCCTGTACCGCGGCTTGTGGGCGGGAAGTTCCCGGATTCAGGACAGGCCTTTTTCCTGGTTCTGGATTGGCGCGGCAGGGTTTGCCGCCGGAATGACCAATGAGAACCAGGTCCCGGCTTCCCTGGGCATGCTGTTTTTGTTCTGGCTGCATGCCCGTTGGAAGGGGCGCAGCCTGCCCCGGTGGTTTTTTGCGGGATGGGCCGCCCATGCCATAGGGGGAGCCTGCCTTCTGCTGGCGCCCGGCAATACGGCCCGCCTGCATTCGGAGACTGCAGGCGGGGCGGCCGTTCTTCAGTCCTGGGGAGAACGCTTCGGTTCCATTCCTGAATTGTTGAATGCCTTTTACGAGTTCATGCGGTTGCCGAAGGTTCTGCTTGCCGTCGCCGCACTGGCCCTGGCCTTGCTCGCGTGGCGGCAGGGGCGGCGTGTATGGAGTGGGACGGCGGGGCGCCGTGTTTCCGCCAGCCTGCTGTTCATTCTGGTGGCCCATGCCATGGCCGTCAGCTTTTTCGTGCGCGTTGTTCCGGCATGGCATGCCATGTTTTCCGCCACTGTCCTGATGATGACGGGCGTGCTCGGATTGTACGGCGTGTGGATGGACCGGGCGCCCAGGCCCTGGGTTCCCGCCTGCATCCTGGCGGCGGCCGGAGGGCTGGCCCTGTGGGTATGTGCCGGGTATCTGGACGCCTTTCCGCGCATCCACCGCCAGTGCGAGGAGAGGAAAGCCCTCATTCGTCATGAGTTGGCGGAGGGGAAAAGAAGCATTGTGGTTCCTCCGTACGAACCGGTTCCGCTGGCTCCTTACGTTTCCGTCATGTGGCGGATGTGCAGCGCAGATCCGGATGAGTTTATCAACAGCTCGGTAGCGCGTTACCTGGGGATTGAAAGCATCCGTGTGGATATATGCGGCGACCGGGAACCCTCGTCCCGGTGTTGTTTTGAAAGTTCCGGGGAGCAGGATTGA
- the rseP gene encoding RIP metalloprotease RseP: MDNVLSVLTTIGIIFGVVMLFNFMIFVHELGHFFAARWRGLYVDRFQIWFGRPIWKKTINGVQWGLGWIPAGGFVSLPQMAPMEAIEGSVELPKDLKPVKPLDKIIVAAAGPVASFLLAVLFAVAVWLVGKPDFEMGVTTVGFVAPDSPAAQAGILPGDKIVKVDGRPVTKWAGNMEGVRELIMLGEKDKVTFTIQRPGTPGELDIACGFRIPETEWWQRSGMRQVGLMQAIPCVVGEVLPNSPAAQAGLKAGDSITAVNGVHVWNPSALDVPLKKGEPLMLDVTGKDGAVRQVTVQGRLPENWHNSQDGSLLKGAQPILGVVWDLSAVGRDVTVHPTPWAQIRQSLKWMGDTLAKVVAPGSNVGVEHLSGPVGIANQFYRMFSLDEGWKLALWFSVVLNVNLAILNILPLPVVDGGHVVMNTIELIFRRPLNVKVLEFVQFGFVFLLMGFFLFVTFKDVGEFFGKKPSKLPDPVFRAVTD, translated from the coding sequence ATGGATAACGTACTTTCCGTTCTTACCACCATCGGCATTATTTTTGGCGTGGTGATGTTGTTTAACTTCATGATTTTCGTTCATGAACTGGGGCATTTTTTTGCCGCTCGCTGGCGCGGCCTTTATGTGGACAGGTTCCAGATCTGGTTCGGCCGTCCCATTTGGAAGAAGACCATCAACGGCGTTCAGTGGGGGCTGGGCTGGATTCCGGCGGGGGGCTTCGTGTCCCTGCCGCAGATGGCTCCCATGGAGGCCATTGAAGGTTCCGTGGAACTTCCCAAGGATTTGAAGCCCGTCAAGCCGCTGGACAAGATTATTGTGGCCGCCGCCGGACCCGTCGCTTCCTTCCTGCTGGCCGTGCTTTTTGCCGTAGCCGTCTGGCTGGTGGGCAAGCCGGATTTTGAGATGGGCGTAACCACCGTCGGATTCGTGGCGCCGGACAGTCCCGCCGCCCAGGCCGGCATTCTGCCCGGCGACAAGATCGTGAAGGTGGACGGCCGCCCTGTGACCAAGTGGGCGGGCAACATGGAAGGCGTGCGCGAGCTGATCATGCTGGGAGAAAAGGACAAGGTGACGTTCACGATTCAAAGGCCCGGAACGCCGGGCGAGCTGGATATCGCCTGCGGGTTCAGGATTCCGGAAACGGAGTGGTGGCAGCGTTCCGGCATGCGCCAGGTGGGGCTGATGCAGGCCATTCCCTGCGTGGTGGGGGAAGTTCTGCCCAATTCCCCTGCGGCCCAGGCCGGCTTGAAGGCGGGGGATTCCATCACCGCCGTCAACGGCGTGCATGTCTGGAATCCGTCCGCTCTGGATGTTCCGTTGAAGAAGGGAGAACCCCTGATGCTGGATGTAACGGGCAAGGATGGAGCCGTGCGCCAGGTGACCGTGCAGGGAAGGCTGCCTGAGAATTGGCATAACAGCCAGGACGGCTCCCTGCTGAAGGGCGCCCAGCCCATCCTGGGGGTGGTCTGGGATTTAAGCGCCGTAGGCCGCGATGTGACCGTGCATCCTACGCCGTGGGCCCAGATCAGGCAGAGCCTGAAATGGATGGGGGATACCCTGGCGAAAGTTGTTGCGCCCGGCAGCAACGTGGGCGTGGAGCATCTTTCCGGTCCCGTAGGAATCGCCAACCAGTTTTACAGGATGTTTTCCCTGGATGAAGGGTGGAAGCTGGCACTGTGGTTTTCCGTGGTGCTGAACGTGAACCTGGCCATTCTGAATATCCTGCCCCTTCCCGTGGTGGACGGAGGCCACGTGGTGATGAATACGATTGAGCTGATTTTCCGGCGTCCTCTGAATGTGAAGGTGCTGGAGTTCGTCCAGTTCGGGTTCGTCTTCCTGCTGATGGGCTTTTTCCTGTTCGTGACGTTCAAGGATGTGGGAGAGTTTTTCGGCAAGAAGCCTTCCAAACTGCCTGATCCGGTGTTCAGGGCCGTAACGGATTAA
- a CDS encoding thioredoxin-like domain-containing protein, translating into MIVSKFSMPSVLTAIFLAFPPFLHAAHQEEPDIPSMTRTWTNKETGATFQARLVGLNSVNAIMQNIFTKKKIPFPQKKLSKEDLEWIDFHKELIGKTDAELAKMVIPKGILGKQLKGLTYREKDGRFIKMDGKWNARYFILYYSASWCGPCRASLPRNLEVYRDKIASRKDLEVVLCSMDRALEGAQKWAVSNKMPWPVFLFGYLDNLSKESPLIRKNYPGPIPSLVLVDANGNKIASGSMDGLVRKVEELASAEKEKQTAAEPK; encoded by the coding sequence ATGATTGTCTCTAAATTTTCCATGCCAAGTGTTCTGACGGCCATATTCCTAGCCTTTCCCCCCTTTCTTCACGCGGCGCATCAGGAAGAGCCGGATATCCCTTCCATGACCCGGACCTGGACAAACAAGGAGACGGGCGCCACCTTCCAAGCCAGGCTGGTCGGGCTGAACAGCGTCAACGCGATCATGCAGAATATCTTTACAAAAAAGAAAATCCCCTTTCCCCAGAAAAAGCTTTCCAAGGAGGACCTGGAATGGATTGACTTCCACAAGGAGCTGATCGGTAAGACGGACGCGGAGCTGGCTAAAATGGTCATCCCGAAAGGCATTCTGGGCAAACAGCTGAAAGGGCTGACCTACCGGGAAAAAGACGGCAGGTTCATTAAAATGGACGGCAAATGGAACGCTAGGTATTTTATCCTGTACTATTCCGCCAGCTGGTGCGGGCCGTGCAGGGCCTCCCTCCCGCGCAACCTAGAGGTGTACCGGGATAAAATCGCATCCCGCAAGGATTTGGAAGTAGTCCTGTGCAGCATGGACCGCGCGTTGGAAGGAGCCCAGAAATGGGCCGTTTCCAACAAGATGCCGTGGCCGGTCTTCCTGTTCGGCTACCTAGACAACCTCTCCAAGGAAAGCCCCCTGATCCGCAAAAACTATCCCGGTCCCATCCCCTCCTTGGTGCTGGTGGACGCCAACGGGAACAAAATCGCTTCCGGCAGCATGGATGGACTGGTACGGAAGGTGGAAGAACTGGCCAGCGCGGAGAAGGAAAAGCAGACGGCTGCCGAACCCAAATAA
- the rpmI gene encoding 50S ribosomal protein L35, with product MTRKGGINKTRKAVAKRFKVTGTGKVLRRKQDKRHVLQKKSSKRKRQLGKVALVDETQVWAVKQNLPFA from the coding sequence ATGACCCGCAAAGGTGGTATCAACAAAACCCGCAAGGCAGTCGCCAAGCGTTTCAAGGTTACCGGCACGGGCAAGGTACTGCGCCGCAAACAGGATAAGCGCCACGTTCTCCAGAAGAAGTCCAGCAAGCGCAAGCGTCAGCTTGGCAAGGTGGCTCTGGTGGATGAAACGCAAGTCTGGGCAGTCAAGCAGAACCTGCCTTTCGCCTGA
- the rplT gene encoding 50S ribosomal protein L20 codes for MPRATNGPASRKRRKRILLRAKGFRGFRSKLFRYAKDAVYKAWQYEYRDRKRRKGQFRRLWIARISAAVRDRGLTYSRFMEGLKAADIDLDRKVLADLAVSDEKAFDAIFAQAKKAIEAKDGAALRA; via the coding sequence ATGCCACGTGCCACTAATGGACCGGCCTCCCGCAAGCGCCGTAAGCGCATTCTTTTGCGTGCCAAGGGTTTCCGCGGTTTCCGCAGCAAACTCTTCCGCTACGCCAAGGATGCTGTTTATAAAGCTTGGCAGTATGAATACCGTGACCGCAAGAGAAGGAAGGGGCAGTTCCGCCGTCTCTGGATCGCCCGTATTTCCGCTGCCGTGCGTGACCGCGGTCTGACCTATTCCCGCTTTATGGAAGGCCTGAAAGCCGCCGACATCGACCTGGACCGCAAGGTTCTTGCCGATTTGGCCGTCTCCGACGAAAAGGCTTTCGACGCCATCTTCGCGCAAGCCAAGAAGGCCATTGAAGCCAAGGACGGCGCCGCTCTCCGCGCTTAA
- the rpmI gene encoding 50S ribosomal protein L35, which translates to MTRKGGINKTRKAVAKRFKVTGTGKVLRRKQGKRHILQKKSSKRKRQLGKVALVDETQVWAVKQNLPFA; encoded by the coding sequence ATGACCCGCAAAGGTGGTATCAACAAAACCCGCAAGGCAGTCGCCAAGCGTTTCAAGGTTACCGGCACGGGCAAGGTACTGCGCCGCAAACAGGGCAAGCGCCACATCCTCCAGAAGAAGTCCAGCAAGCGCAAGCGTCAGCTTGGCAAAGTGGCTCTGGTGGATGAAACGCAAGTCTGGGCAGTCAAGCAGAACCTGCCTTTCGCCTGA